Proteins co-encoded in one Kribbella solani genomic window:
- a CDS encoding HD domain-containing protein has product MVEIGSSAWVARTGGALGPVDQVRFIVQAIVHELKSLRSGAGGRAWRGRSPDLTLAPDRLLPDTPIARHVSAYAQALLPEPLLQHSLRSWIWAGMLGDLDHLAYDNERLYVAALLHDVALVNHPGPDASCFAVHGAAVARQIVRDAGASGPFADTVADAIAAHFNVTVPVSWGAEAHLLHAGTHLDVAGTRRSELATSTLTEVHARAPRTGFATHFLAAMQQEATSRTNSRAAVLWRLGMGRAIRRHDQRC; this is encoded by the coding sequence GTGGTTGAGATCGGGTCGTCGGCGTGGGTTGCGCGGACCGGGGGTGCGCTGGGCCCGGTGGACCAGGTGCGCTTCATCGTCCAGGCGATCGTCCACGAACTCAAGAGCCTCCGCTCGGGCGCGGGCGGCCGAGCGTGGCGCGGACGCTCACCGGACCTGACACTCGCCCCGGACCGGCTCCTTCCGGATACTCCGATCGCGCGGCACGTGAGCGCGTACGCGCAGGCGCTTCTGCCGGAGCCGTTGCTGCAGCATTCCCTGCGCTCGTGGATCTGGGCCGGCATGCTCGGCGACCTCGACCACCTCGCGTACGACAACGAACGCCTGTACGTCGCCGCACTCCTCCACGACGTTGCCTTGGTCAACCACCCAGGCCCCGACGCATCCTGTTTCGCGGTCCACGGGGCGGCCGTCGCACGTCAGATAGTTCGTGATGCAGGCGCGTCCGGACCCTTCGCCGACACCGTGGCCGACGCGATCGCGGCGCATTTCAACGTCACCGTACCCGTCTCCTGGGGCGCCGAAGCCCACCTCCTGCACGCCGGCACGCACCTGGATGTAGCCGGCACCCGACGCTCCGAGCTCGCCACATCCACTCTCACCGAGGTCCACGCACGAGCTCCGCGGACAGGTTTCGCCACCCACTTCCTCGCTGCCATGCAGCAGGAAGCCACCTCCCGAACCAACTCCCGGGCGGCCGTGCTGTGGCGTCTGGGAATGGGTCGCGCCATCCGCCGCCACGACCAGCGCTGCTAG
- a CDS encoding MbtH domain protein: protein MDRLVERLSAEGQDIAVGGPAPSVEEFHHRLTELKYVFLKFTGTRGGTDLGVRIDDATDLGTADFTTATGNVHVEGTLTLNFQPVRCIADIDLTTLTGTGHLTPVG from the coding sequence ATGGACCGTCTCGTCGAACGTCTCAGCGCCGAAGGACAGGACATCGCCGTCGGCGGACCCGCGCCGTCGGTGGAGGAGTTCCACCATCGGCTGACCGAGCTCAAGTACGTGTTCCTCAAGTTCACCGGTACCCGCGGTGGTACCGACCTCGGCGTCCGCATCGACGACGCCACCGACCTCGGCACCGCCGACTTCACCACCGCGACCGGCAACGTCCACGTCGAGGGCACCCTGACCCTCAACTTCCAGCCCGTCCGCTGCATAGCCGACATAGACCTCACCACCCTCACCGGCACCGGCCACCTGACCCCCGTCGGCTGA
- a CDS encoding MbtH family protein, giving the protein MDDTEVKKVLVNDEEQYSLWPDYLTVPAGWKETGVSGSKDDCLAYVNEVWTDMRPRSLRVQMDGTQTA; this is encoded by the coding sequence ATGGATGACACCGAGGTGAAGAAGGTTCTCGTCAACGACGAAGAGCAGTACTCGCTCTGGCCGGACTACCTGACCGTACCCGCCGGCTGGAAGGAAACCGGGGTGAGCGGGTCGAAGGACGACTGCCTGGCCTACGTGAACGAGGTCTGGACGGACATGCGCCCGCGCAGCCTTCGCGTCCAGATGGACGGCACCCAAACAGCCTAG
- the leuD gene encoding 3-isopropylmalate dehydratase small subunit, giving the protein MKEFSTHEGLVAPLPRANVNTDDIIPARYLKSIRRTGFAVGLFGNWRYLADGVTPDPAFVLNQTRYEGASILVGGDNFGCGSSREHAPWALNEYGFRCIVAPGFADIFHNNCFNSGILPITLDVAEIDVLVKSLDVPGARWFVDLPAQTVSDGAGNTFAFGIDAFKKRSLLAGLDNVDWSLSHRGDVLAYEERRRIEAPWLFS; this is encoded by the coding sequence ATGAAGGAGTTCAGCACCCACGAAGGCCTGGTCGCGCCGTTGCCGCGGGCGAACGTCAACACCGACGACATCATCCCGGCGCGGTACCTGAAGTCGATCCGGCGGACCGGTTTCGCGGTCGGGCTGTTCGGCAACTGGCGGTACCTCGCGGACGGGGTGACTCCCGACCCCGCGTTCGTACTGAACCAGACGCGTTATGAAGGCGCCAGCATTCTGGTCGGTGGCGACAACTTCGGTTGCGGGTCGTCGCGGGAACACGCGCCTTGGGCGTTGAACGAGTACGGGTTCCGGTGCATCGTCGCGCCCGGGTTCGCCGACATCTTTCACAACAACTGCTTCAACAGCGGGATCCTGCCGATCACGCTGGACGTGGCGGAGATCGACGTACTGGTCAAGTCGCTCGATGTTCCCGGCGCGCGGTGGTTCGTGGATCTGCCGGCACAAACGGTTTCGGACGGTGCCGGCAATACGTTTGCCTTCGGCATCGATGCGTTCAAGAAGCGGTCGTTGCTGGCCGGACTCGACAACGTCGACTGGTCGTTGTCACATCGCGGCGACGTGCTCGCGTACGAGGAACGCCGCCGGATTGAAGCGCCGTGGCTGTTTTCCTGA
- the leuC gene encoding 3-isopropylmalate dehydratase large subunit: MKSSDRPRTMFDKIWDTHLVRDVPGEIPMLYIDRHLTHEATSPQAFAGLRVRELPVHRPETVVAVVDHNVPTLPGRRLMDVVDQPSVLCIETMAENARDFGVTLLDMDHDDQGIVHVIGPELGLSLPGTTLVCGDSHTSTHGALGIFAIGIGTSEVEHVLATQCLLQHKPRTMNISIEGRLADGVSAKDIALALIGRLGTDAGTNHVIEFTGSAVRGLSIEGRMTLCNMAIEAGARAGMVAPDERTIEYVRGRRFAPAGELFEQAAAQWRELAADPGAAYDVVHQLDLADLAPQVTWGTNPGMVTGVTGTVPDPETESDPEVRAGVRQALEYMGLQAGQRIQDIGVDTVFIGSCTNSRLEDLRTAAGQVKGQRVADGLRAIVVPGSMNVRRQAEAEGLADIFRDAGFEWRAAGCSMCIAMNGDRLSAGERCASTSNRNFEGRQGRGGRTHLVSPATAAATAVAGHFADARQLWWKEIR, translated from the coding sequence ATGAAGTCCAGTGACCGGCCGCGGACGATGTTCGACAAGATCTGGGACACCCATCTGGTCCGGGACGTACCCGGCGAGATCCCGATGCTGTACATCGACCGGCACCTCACCCACGAGGCCACCTCGCCACAGGCCTTCGCCGGGCTCCGGGTCCGCGAACTGCCGGTGCACCGGCCGGAAACCGTGGTCGCCGTCGTCGACCACAACGTACCGACGCTGCCCGGGCGCCGGTTGATGGACGTCGTCGACCAGCCGAGCGTGCTCTGCATCGAGACGATGGCGGAGAACGCGCGCGACTTCGGCGTCACCTTGCTGGACATGGACCACGACGACCAGGGCATCGTCCATGTGATCGGTCCCGAGCTCGGGCTTTCGTTGCCGGGGACAACGCTGGTCTGTGGCGACTCGCACACGTCCACGCACGGCGCGCTGGGGATCTTCGCGATCGGCATCGGGACCAGCGAGGTCGAGCACGTGCTCGCCACCCAGTGCCTGCTGCAGCACAAGCCGCGGACGATGAACATCTCGATCGAGGGACGGCTTGCCGACGGGGTGTCCGCCAAGGACATCGCGCTGGCATTGATCGGCCGGCTCGGCACGGACGCGGGGACGAACCACGTCATCGAGTTCACCGGGTCGGCCGTACGGGGGCTGTCGATCGAGGGCCGGATGACGCTGTGCAACATGGCGATCGAGGCCGGCGCCCGGGCCGGCATGGTCGCACCGGACGAGCGCACCATCGAGTACGTCCGCGGCCGCAGGTTCGCGCCCGCGGGCGAACTGTTCGAGCAGGCCGCGGCGCAGTGGCGGGAGCTGGCCGCCGACCCCGGGGCGGCGTACGACGTCGTACACCAACTGGACCTGGCGGACCTGGCGCCGCAGGTCACCTGGGGCACCAACCCGGGCATGGTCACGGGCGTGACCGGGACCGTACCCGACCCGGAGACGGAGAGCGATCCGGAGGTACGCGCCGGGGTGCGGCAGGCGCTCGAGTACATGGGGCTCCAGGCCGGGCAGCGGATTCAGGACATCGGTGTGGACACGGTGTTCATCGGGTCGTGCACGAACTCGCGGCTCGAGGACCTGCGGACCGCCGCCGGGCAGGTCAAGGGACAGCGGGTCGCGGACGGGCTGCGCGCGATCGTCGTACCGGGGTCGATGAACGTCCGCCGGCAGGCCGAGGCCGAAGGGCTGGCCGACATCTTCCGCGACGCCGGCTTCGAGTGGCGGGCGGCCGGCTGCAGCATGTGTATCGCGATGAACGGCGACCGGCTGTCCGCCGGCGAACGCTGCGCGTCGACCAGCAACCGGAACTTCGAAGGCCGCCAGGGCCGCGGCGGCCGGACCCATCTGGTCAGCCCGGCGACCGCGGCGGCGACCGCGGTCGCCGGGCACTTCGCCGACGCCCGCCAGCTGTGGTGGAAGGAGATCCGGTGA
- a CDS encoding pyridoxal phosphate-dependent aminotransferase — MVTTDTNLEEQRRIVRKARTELLQLHRRRAATPGGAGGAGGVGSAGATGGAGAAVGSGAGGGAGVVGRAAGGGVEPPIRVMARVVQELRRECAARRFDPVAARLEIVDRTIGDVNLRLVTECEGPEGGPGDYRMLADELGIALPGENLNGYVATGGVHHWLREQMTAAERELLATGYDPRVYDIHGIGNPILRGRLADDLRPWGFTLSAANIALGLGATDCIDKVLRGLAHRGSPGAILFATPGFNMPELQATAYGYRLHPVRTVADNNFKLTAQVLQQEVSANPDITVVYLTITNNPTTFAYTPDELSELQSVLTDAQVYLLADLAYVGTGPPDDDHERMRRLSANADLAPYLICVGSFSKTHTLTGERFGWVAFGDTAFATAMGASWTNSVGSLPGDWQLRYMAYHTLFRRDPGLIPKIRALYRLRRTRLREQLRQYDAEHRLFDHIYLDDDATIYNWSRLRPGADCFEVLEKTGIAGIPGSTFGYSDDYIRFSVGISPISFDGSHPRTHCEAGHELH, encoded by the coding sequence ATGGTAACCACAGACACCAACCTCGAAGAGCAGCGCCGGATCGTCCGGAAAGCCCGCACCGAGCTCCTGCAACTCCATCGCCGGCGCGCCGCCACACCCGGCGGCGCGGGCGGCGCGGGCGGGGTGGGCAGCGCGGGCGCGACGGGCGGCGCGGGTGCGGCGGTTGGCTCGGGCGCAGGGGGTGGCGCGGGCGTGGTGGGCAGGGCGGCGGGGGGTGGGGTGGAGCCGCCTATTCGGGTGATGGCTCGGGTTGTTCAGGAGCTTCGGCGGGAGTGTGCGGCGCGGCGGTTCGATCCGGTGGCGGCGCGGCTGGAGATCGTCGACCGGACCATCGGCGACGTCAACCTCCGTCTGGTCACCGAATGCGAAGGCCCCGAAGGCGGCCCCGGCGACTACCGGATGCTCGCCGACGAACTCGGCATCGCCCTCCCCGGCGAGAACCTGAACGGCTACGTCGCCACCGGCGGCGTCCACCACTGGCTCCGTGAACAAATGACCGCGGCCGAACGCGAACTGCTTGCCACCGGCTACGACCCCCGCGTCTACGACATCCACGGCATCGGCAACCCGATCCTGCGCGGCCGCCTGGCCGATGACCTCCGCCCCTGGGGATTCACGCTCTCAGCAGCGAACATCGCCCTCGGACTAGGCGCAACCGACTGCATCGACAAAGTCCTCCGCGGCCTCGCCCACCGCGGTTCTCCTGGCGCGATCCTCTTCGCAACCCCCGGCTTCAACATGCCCGAACTCCAAGCCACCGCGTACGGCTACCGCCTGCACCCGGTCCGAACAGTTGCCGACAACAACTTCAAACTCACCGCCCAAGTACTCCAGCAAGAAGTCTCCGCGAACCCCGACATCACAGTCGTCTACCTGACCATCACCAACAACCCAACCACCTTCGCGTACACCCCGGACGAACTCTCCGAACTCCAATCCGTCCTCACCGACGCACAGGTGTACCTGCTGGCCGACCTCGCGTACGTAGGCACCGGCCCGCCGGACGACGATCACGAGCGGATGCGCCGCCTGTCCGCGAACGCCGACCTCGCGCCGTACCTGATCTGTGTCGGCAGCTTCTCCAAAACACACACCCTGACCGGCGAGCGGTTCGGTTGGGTGGCTTTCGGCGACACCGCGTTCGCCACCGCCATGGGCGCGAGCTGGACGAACAGCGTCGGCTCTCTCCCCGGCGACTGGCAGCTGCGCTACATGGCGTACCACACGCTGTTCCGCCGCGATCCCGGACTGATTCCGAAGATCCGGGCCCTGTACCGGCTGCGCCGGACCCGCCTGCGCGAGCAGCTGCGGCAGTACGACGCGGAGCACCGGCTGTTCGACCACATCTACCTCGACGACGACGCGACCATCTACAACTGGAGCCGGCTCAGACCCGGAGCCGACTGCTTCGAGGTGCTCGAGAAGACCGGAATCGCCGGTATCCCGGGCTCCACCTTCGGCTACTCGGACGACTACATCCGCTTCTCGGTCGGGATCTCGCCGATCAGCTTCGACGGGAGCCACCCACGGACGCATTGTGAGGCTGGACATGAACTGCACTGA
- the leuB gene encoding 3-isopropylmalate dehydrogenase, whose translation MNALIMVLPGDGTGPEVTDQAVEVLETVAELYGHRFTIRTDLVGMDAIEAYGAAIADDTLADCAQADAILFGAVGGLTQVGDGPRPEQALFRLRTEFELFANLRPVRPFGALIDASPLKPEYLKGTDLLFVRELSAGLYYGHLETVPGKPSEIRRRGNRMEAIDTLLYTEDQIERVVRTAFELAGTRRRNVTSVDKANVLSSSVLWRRVVERVAREHPEVTWEHMLVDTCAMRLIRNPAEFDVVVTENLFGDILTDEASMLAGSIGMLPSASLGSRRTPGGVFGLYEPVHGSAPDIARQDRANPIGAILSAAMLLRHSLGLHPEAAAVEAAVEAVLADGFRTEDIAYAGGTAIGTAELGSRVREQLAIADQQNQRWRQW comes from the coding sequence ATGAACGCGCTGATCATGGTGCTGCCCGGCGACGGGACCGGGCCGGAGGTCACGGACCAGGCCGTCGAGGTACTGGAAACGGTCGCCGAATTGTACGGGCATCGCTTCACGATCCGGACCGATCTGGTCGGGATGGACGCGATCGAGGCGTACGGCGCGGCGATCGCGGACGACACGCTGGCCGACTGCGCGCAGGCCGACGCGATCCTGTTCGGGGCGGTCGGTGGACTCACCCAGGTAGGCGACGGTCCGCGACCGGAGCAGGCGCTGTTCCGGTTGCGCACCGAGTTCGAGTTGTTCGCGAACTTGCGGCCGGTGCGGCCGTTCGGTGCGCTGATCGACGCGTCGCCGTTGAAACCCGAGTACCTCAAGGGCACGGATCTGCTGTTCGTACGCGAATTGTCGGCGGGGCTGTACTACGGGCATCTGGAGACGGTGCCGGGTAAACCGAGCGAGATCCGGCGGCGTGGCAATCGGATGGAAGCCATCGACACGCTGCTGTACACCGAGGACCAGATCGAACGGGTTGTCCGGACAGCGTTCGAGCTTGCCGGCACTCGGCGGCGGAACGTCACTTCGGTGGACAAGGCGAACGTGCTCAGCTCGTCCGTGTTGTGGCGGCGGGTGGTCGAACGGGTCGCGCGGGAGCACCCCGAGGTGACCTGGGAGCACATGCTGGTGGACACGTGCGCGATGCGGCTGATCCGGAACCCGGCCGAGTTCGACGTGGTCGTCACCGAGAACCTGTTCGGGGACATCCTGACCGATGAGGCGTCAATGCTGGCGGGGTCGATCGGGATGTTGCCATCGGCAAGCCTGGGTTCCCGGCGTACGCCTGGTGGGGTGTTCGGGCTGTACGAGCCGGTGCACGGGTCGGCGCCGGACATCGCGCGGCAGGATCGGGCGAATCCGATCGGCGCGATCCTGTCGGCGGCGATGCTGCTGCGGCACTCGCTCGGCCTGCATCCGGAGGCGGCGGCGGTCGAAGCGGCCGTCGAGGCGGTACTTGCCGACGGGTTCCGGACCGAGGACATCGCCTATGCCGGAGGCACCGCGATCGGAACCGCCGAACTCGGGTCACGAGTCCGGGAGCAACTGGCGATCGCGGACCAGCAAAACCAGCGGTGGCGGCAATGGTAA
- the fes gene encoding enterochelin esterase — protein MKFVPETSLLSPRIAKVTDAARTGDLTALDEFWRDLDTAGAPLMEQLGEDGQTLVTFVWRDPGDTENVLVVLYSAPSEGDLSRYTMKQVEGTDLWYVSYLLPSDLRTTYLLSVNDSLKPYTSYAEVLERLPLYRPDPLNRRDYPIFGNEQNKYVVSVLELPDAPAQPWNIARRGVPMGKSQLHTMDSAALGTQHHVSVHVPAGYTPNGDDYNVFLLFDGWAYYNFAAVTTVLDNLQYTGRIPPYVLVMHSNLDQQVRARELPCHPRFHDFLRDELMPWLRRNYNVTADPARTVVGGSCFGGLAAAYVAYRSPDLFGNVISQSGSFWWPGKNSDLEDEWLTVQYRNSPKLPIRFSMEIGSLEGPIGEYDPMGTHRAMRDVLQEKGYEVDYSEYMGGHDLICWRGSLVDRLLSFHAKVAAR, from the coding sequence ATGAAATTCGTACCGGAGACATCTTTGCTGAGTCCGCGGATCGCCAAGGTCACGGACGCGGCCCGTACTGGCGACCTGACCGCACTGGACGAGTTCTGGCGTGATCTCGACACCGCCGGGGCACCGCTGATGGAGCAGCTCGGCGAGGACGGGCAGACGCTCGTCACCTTCGTCTGGCGTGACCCCGGCGACACCGAGAACGTCCTGGTCGTGCTGTACAGCGCGCCGAGCGAGGGCGACCTCAGCCGGTACACGATGAAGCAGGTAGAGGGCACGGACCTCTGGTACGTGTCGTACCTCCTGCCATCTGATCTGCGTACGACGTACCTGCTGTCGGTGAACGACTCGCTCAAGCCGTACACGTCGTACGCGGAGGTTCTGGAGCGGCTGCCGTTGTACCGGCCCGATCCGCTGAACCGGCGCGACTACCCGATCTTCGGGAACGAGCAGAACAAGTACGTGGTGTCCGTACTCGAACTGCCTGATGCACCGGCGCAGCCGTGGAACATCGCACGGCGCGGCGTACCGATGGGCAAGAGCCAGTTGCACACGATGGACAGTGCCGCGCTGGGTACGCAGCATCACGTCAGCGTGCACGTACCGGCCGGGTACACGCCGAACGGCGATGACTACAACGTCTTCCTGCTGTTCGACGGCTGGGCGTACTACAACTTCGCCGCGGTCACGACGGTGCTGGACAACCTGCAGTACACCGGGCGCATCCCACCGTACGTACTGGTCATGCACAGCAATCTGGATCAGCAGGTCCGGGCGCGGGAGCTGCCATGTCATCCGCGGTTCCACGACTTCCTCCGGGACGAGCTGATGCCGTGGCTGCGCCGGAACTACAACGTCACCGCGGACCCGGCGCGTACGGTCGTCGGCGGATCGTGCTTCGGTGGATTGGCCGCCGCGTACGTCGCGTACCGGTCCCCGGACCTCTTCGGCAACGTGATCTCGCAATCCGGTTCGTTCTGGTGGCCGGGGAAGAACAGCGACCTCGAAGACGAGTGGCTGACCGTGCAGTACCGGAACAGCCCGAAGCTGCCGATCCGGTTCTCGATGGAGATCGGCAGTCTGGAAGGGCCGATCGGTGAGTACGACCCGATGGGTACGCACCGGGCGATGCGGGACGTACTGCAGGAGAAGGGGTACGAGGTCGACTACTCCGAATACATGGGCGGCCACGACCTGATCTGCTGGCGCGGTTCGCTGGTCGACCGGCTGCTGTCCTTCCACGCGAAGGTGGCGGCTCGATGA